A genomic stretch from Shewanella woodyi ATCC 51908 includes:
- the oleD gene encoding 2-alkyl-3-oxoalkanoate reductase yields MSEMPDMNGLELHNFAIEEQVALSKLKAKAHHAFVTGAGGFLGKAICKRLLAAGIQVTGFARGDYPELSAMGVKMIKGDIADQTSVIEAMKGCDLVFHVASKAGVWGSKLSYFSPNVAGAAHIIQGCKQLGIANLVYTSTPSVTFAGEDEAGLDETAPYAETFLNYYGESKAVAEKMMIDANSEVLKTVSLRPHLIWGPEDPHLVPRVISRAKAGRLKLVGREDKLVDTIYVDNAAYAHILAAINLSEPDTKVAGKAYYLSNDEPITMADMLNKILACVDMPKVTQRVPASLAYGVGVILEAYYSLMNKQEEPVMTRFVARQLSTSHYFDISAAKTDFGYSAIVSIDQGMVKLREYLTEIE; encoded by the coding sequence ATGTCTGAAATGCCAGATATGAATGGGCTGGAGTTGCATAACTTTGCCATTGAGGAGCAAGTTGCGCTATCTAAGCTTAAGGCTAAGGCACACCACGCCTTTGTGACCGGAGCTGGAGGCTTTTTAGGTAAAGCTATCTGCAAACGCTTACTCGCTGCAGGTATCCAAGTGACTGGTTTTGCAAGAGGGGATTACCCTGAGCTTAGCGCCATGGGCGTTAAGATGATTAAGGGGGATATTGCCGATCAAACAAGTGTGATCGAGGCCATGAAAGGTTGCGATCTGGTTTTTCACGTGGCTTCTAAAGCTGGTGTGTGGGGGAGTAAGTTAAGCTACTTTTCACCTAATGTCGCTGGCGCTGCCCATATCATCCAAGGGTGTAAGCAGTTAGGTATTGCAAACCTTGTTTATACCAGTACGCCAAGCGTAACATTTGCCGGAGAGGATGAAGCGGGCCTAGATGAAACTGCGCCCTATGCTGAAACGTTTTTGAACTATTATGGTGAGTCAAAAGCGGTTGCAGAGAAGATGATGATCGATGCTAACTCAGAGGTGCTAAAAACAGTGTCACTGAGGCCGCATCTTATTTGGGGGCCGGAAGACCCTCACCTCGTCCCTCGCGTGATATCTAGAGCAAAAGCCGGCAGACTCAAATTGGTGGGGAGAGAAGATAAACTAGTTGATACCATCTATGTTGATAATGCTGCCTATGCCCATATTCTCGCGGCTATAAATCTGTCTGAGCCTGATACTAAAGTCGCGGGAAAAGCTTACTATTTAAGTAATGATGAGCCTATCACTATGGCTGATATGCTGAATAAAATTTTAGCTTGTGTCGATATGCCTAAAGTGACTCAGCGAGTTCCTGCCAGCTTAGCTTATGGTGTTGGAGTAATACTTGAAGCCTATTATAGCTTGATGAATAAGCAGGAGGAGCCTGTGATGACTCGATTTGTGGCAAGGCAGCTATCAACCAGTCACTATTTTGATATCTCTGCTGCGAAAACAGATTTCGGCTATTCAGCTATTGTGAGCATTGACCAAGGCATGGTGAAATTGAGAGAGTATCTCACTGAAATCGAGTAA
- a CDS encoding alpha/beta fold hydrolase, whose amino-acid sequence MLDTLFPFKRNYLYRDGHKLQYVNEGEGEPVVMVHGNPSWSFYYRNVVTALSGKHQCIVPDHIGCGLSDKPDDSGYDYTLKNRIDDLEALLDHLNVKENITLVVHDWGGMIGMGYAARYPERIKRLVVLNTGAFHLPESKPFPWPLWICRNTLLGTALVRGFNAFSSIASYVGVKRKPMPAEIRKAYVAPFNSWANRISTLRFVQDIPLKPGDRNYELVSEIAASLPKFANVPTLICWGIKDFVFDKHFLAQWKVEMPHATVHEFADCGHYILEDASEEVVGHISDFISNDSLIANS is encoded by the coding sequence ATGTTAGACACTCTGTTCCCCTTCAAACGTAACTATCTCTATAGAGATGGGCATAAACTGCAATATGTTAATGAGGGAGAAGGTGAGCCGGTCGTTATGGTTCATGGAAACCCAAGTTGGTCATTTTACTATCGCAATGTAGTCACTGCACTTAGCGGTAAGCATCAATGTATTGTTCCTGATCATATCGGTTGCGGTTTGTCGGATAAGCCCGATGATAGCGGCTATGATTACACGTTAAAAAACCGTATTGACGATCTCGAAGCTCTGCTCGATCACCTTAATGTCAAAGAGAATATCACCTTAGTGGTTCATGATTGGGGCGGGATGATAGGGATGGGTTATGCAGCCCGTTACCCTGAGCGTATTAAACGCCTTGTGGTGTTAAATACGGGCGCCTTTCATCTGCCTGAGTCAAAACCATTTCCTTGGCCCCTGTGGATCTGTCGTAATACCCTGTTAGGAACGGCTTTGGTTCGTGGTTTTAACGCTTTCTCATCTATCGCCTCCTATGTCGGGGTTAAGCGTAAACCTATGCCTGCTGAGATCCGTAAGGCCTATGTCGCGCCATTTAACTCTTGGGCTAACCGCATCTCGACGTTAAGGTTTGTGCAAGATATTCCGCTTAAGCCAGGTGACAGAAACTATGAGTTAGTATCTGAGATTGCCGCGAGTTTACCTAAATTTGCTAACGTGCCGACACTGATCTGCTGGGGTATTAAAGATTTTGTTTTTGATAAACATTTCTTAGCTCAGTGGAAAGTGGAGATGCCTCACGCTACCGTACATGAGTTTGCTGATTGTGGTCACTATATTTTAGAAGATGCAAGTGAAGAGGTCGTTGGGCATATTAGCGACTTTATCTCAAATGACTCGCTTATTGCTAATAGCTAG
- a CDS encoding 3-oxoacyl-ACP synthase III, giving the protein MKYSQVFINSLAYELAPEVVSTSDLESRLAPLYKKFRIPMGQLAALTGIQERRWWPKGHRLSDGALSAAHKAIDETGIQVSDLGAVVYTGVCRDQHEPATACRIAAELGVSKDTAIYDISNACLGVLSGILDIANRIELGQIKAGLVVSCESARHIVDITIDNMLAEPTMQNYAKSLATLTGGSGAVAVLLTDGSLPLKSDRQHQLLGASHLSAPEHHNLCQWGLQEAGVHLYREFMRTDGVALLKEGVELARHTWSHFLEQRDWVVEQVDKVICHQVGASNRRQVLNALNIPQEKEFPTYQLLGNMGTVSLPVTAALAHDQGFLQKGDQVSFLGIGSGLNCMMLGIKW; this is encoded by the coding sequence TATACAAGAAGTTTCGCATTCCAATGGGGCAACTTGCCGCATTGACTGGTATTCAAGAGCGTCGTTGGTGGCCTAAGGGTCACAGGTTATCTGATGGTGCTTTATCGGCTGCGCATAAAGCGATCGATGAAACAGGTATTCAGGTGAGCGATCTCGGTGCTGTTGTGTATACCGGTGTTTGCCGAGATCAACATGAACCAGCAACCGCATGTCGTATTGCTGCTGAGCTTGGTGTTTCTAAAGATACCGCTATATACGATATCAGTAACGCCTGTTTAGGTGTGCTATCTGGCATTTTGGATATCGCTAACCGCATTGAGTTAGGTCAGATAAAAGCAGGCTTAGTGGTTTCATGTGAATCTGCACGCCATATTGTTGATATTACAATCGATAATATGCTTGCTGAACCAACGATGCAGAACTATGCAAAGTCTTTAGCAACCTTAACCGGTGGCTCAGGTGCGGTGGCAGTATTGCTTACCGATGGTAGCTTGCCATTAAAAAGCGATCGCCAACATCAACTGCTTGGTGCGAGTCACCTTTCAGCCCCAGAGCACCACAACCTTTGTCAGTGGGGTCTGCAGGAAGCTGGTGTGCATCTTTACCGTGAGTTTATGCGTACCGATGGTGTTGCTTTGCTCAAAGAGGGCGTTGAGCTGGCGCGTCATACTTGGAGTCACTTCCTTGAGCAGAGGGATTGGGTGGTTGAGCAGGTTGATAAGGTGATCTGTCATCAGGTTGGTGCATCTAACCGACGTCAGGTTCTAAATGCCCTAAATATTCCTCAAGAGAAAGAGTTTCCAACTTACCAGTTGCTTGGCAACATGGGCACAGTGTCTTTACCTGTGACCGCAGCTTTGGCACACGATCAAGGTTTCCTTCAAAAGGGAGATCAGGTGAGCTTTCTTGGCATCGGCAGTGGCTTGAACTGCATGATGTTAGGGATTAAGTGGTAA
- a CDS encoding type 2 periplasmic-binding domain-containing protein, whose protein sequence is MRILTFFSPYILLFCALPVNAEPQVIRYNISDQFVDPKQSYYIDLLRLALEKSREPYGDYQLQAVVSEMAQARTVQLVQKGELDLVWTMTSIDRERRLTPVYFPLLKGLMGYRIAIIRRQDKQRFADIESVEELQVIPVGQGSDWPDSDILQKQGFTLVRGAARSLLSMLNMHRFDYFLRALHEPWDEVIGHPSLMIDSSFVIIYPSPIYFFVNPDDKRLAERVEYGLRNALLDGSFEALFNHHAITSQVIERANLPLRRIFTLDNPLLSQESKNLLSEKELWFKQ, encoded by the coding sequence GTGCGGATTTTAACTTTTTTTAGCCCATATATTTTACTATTTTGTGCATTACCAGTTAACGCTGAGCCTCAGGTTATTCGTTACAATATTTCTGATCAGTTTGTGGATCCGAAACAGAGCTATTATATCGACTTACTGCGTTTAGCACTGGAGAAGAGTCGTGAACCTTATGGTGATTACCAACTTCAAGCTGTGGTGAGTGAGATGGCTCAGGCCCGTACGGTTCAACTGGTACAAAAGGGCGAGTTAGACTTAGTGTGGACCATGACCAGTATCGATAGAGAGCGCAGACTTACTCCAGTTTATTTTCCATTACTTAAAGGCTTGATGGGCTATAGAATTGCGATAATCCGGCGTCAAGATAAGCAGAGGTTCGCCGACATTGAAAGTGTTGAGGAGCTTCAAGTTATTCCTGTTGGTCAAGGAAGTGACTGGCCTGATAGTGATATCTTGCAAAAGCAAGGTTTTACCTTAGTGAGGGGGGCGGCTCGCAGCTTGCTCTCAATGCTGAATATGCATCGTTTCGATTACTTTTTACGTGCTCTTCATGAACCATGGGATGAAGTGATTGGACATCCTAGTCTGATGATCGACTCCTCCTTTGTGATTATCTACCCCTCCCCTATCTATTTTTTCGTTAATCCGGATGATAAAAGACTGGCTGAGCGGGTCGAGTATGGCTTGAGAAACGCGTTACTAGATGGCAGTTTCGAAGCACTATTTAATCATCATGCTATTACTTCCCAAGTGATTGAGCGTGCGAATTTACCGTTAAGGCGGATATTTACTCTAGATAATCCCTTGCTGTCTCAAGAGAGTAAAAACCTCCTGAGTGAGAAGGAGCTTTGGTTTAAACAGTAA
- a CDS encoding RluA family pseudouridine synthase: MSPTLPKIECHINVDSCEANAASLLANKSGLSKQQIKQAMTKGAVWHTRKHNTSRLRRGKKSLKVGDELHLYYNQEVLEHQIDDAELIADMGQYSLWYKPYGMLCQGSKWGDHTTINRYSETHLTPDRPAFIVHRLDRAATGLVLIGHSKSITAALAKLFELRELDKYYQVIVEGRFNSGREEVVTVDSDVDNKSACSHAKLLEYDAKQNRSLVQVKIDSGRKHQIRIHMASLGHPVVGDRLHGIASGSDINLQLTSCYLKFPCPVTGEINEFELPERLRPKL, translated from the coding sequence ATGAGTCCAACTCTCCCCAAAATTGAATGCCACATTAATGTCGACTCATGTGAGGCCAATGCCGCTTCCTTACTTGCTAATAAGAGTGGGTTATCTAAGCAGCAGATCAAACAAGCCATGACCAAAGGGGCGGTGTGGCACACCCGCAAGCACAATACATCCCGCCTTAGGCGTGGCAAGAAATCACTTAAAGTGGGTGATGAACTCCACCTATACTATAACCAAGAGGTGCTTGAACATCAGATTGATGACGCTGAACTCATTGCTGATATGGGCCAGTACAGCCTCTGGTACAAGCCCTACGGTATGCTATGCCAAGGTTCAAAATGGGGTGACCACACTACCATCAACCGCTATTCAGAGACTCACTTGACTCCAGATAGACCCGCTTTCATTGTGCATCGTTTAGATAGGGCTGCGACTGGACTTGTTCTGATCGGGCATAGTAAAAGCATAACGGCAGCATTAGCTAAGCTTTTCGAACTCAGAGAATTAGATAAATATTATCAGGTAATTGTTGAAGGCCGATTCAATTCAGGTAGAGAGGAGGTTGTCACTGTAGATAGTGATGTTGATAATAAATCAGCCTGTTCACACGCCAAATTGCTTGAATACGACGCTAAGCAGAACCGTTCTCTGGTGCAGGTCAAGATCGACTCAGGACGAAAACACCAAATTCGTATCCATATGGCTTCTCTTGGTCATCCTGTCGTTGGTGACAGGTTACACGGCATAGCCAGCGGTTCTGACATCAATCTGCAGCTGACATCTTGCTATCTCAAATTTCCCTGCCCTGTCACAGGCGAAATAAATGAGTTTGAGCTGCCAGAGCGATTACGACCTAAGTTGTAA
- the oleC gene encoding olefin beta-lactone synthetase, with the protein MTLSSQNPSHDFSLARSANLCRHLTLASQSFPEQLAVAVQTASCSFFSPKTLSYQELNFGELNRQSDKLAHGLNAYGIKRGMKAVLMVTPSLDFFTLTFALFKAGIIPILVDPGMGVKNLKQCFIESAPDAFIGIPKAHLARKLFGWGKESVRFLVTAGGRCLWGGVSIDTLLQGTPDTPYQMAALDEDEMVAILFTSGSTGTPKGVVYSHKMFEAQITALKHDYAIEPGERDLATFPLFSLFGPALGMASIVPEMDASKPITANPDYLFAAIEKYQCSNMFVNPALIERLGEAGVTDNQCHQLPSIKRVISAGAPATISSIKRFSRMLGEGVEVLNSYGATESLPLSKMASQALFATTDITDNGGGICVGEAIDGVDIAIIEINEHPINTWDETLRLAANDIGEIVVKGPMVSRSYYRRDSATEQAKIIDGDGVRHRMGDLGYLDSEGKLWMCGRKAHRVDASTQLPHQPQRYFSIPCERIFNTHPQVKRSALVGVNVSGDTVPLLCIELDTSLACSAGASLYAELNQIAQSHEQTKGISRFLVHPSFPVDIRHNAKIFREKLAVWAQSKHKE; encoded by the coding sequence ATGACTCTCTCTTCACAAAACCCTTCGCACGACTTTTCACTTGCGAGAAGTGCAAACCTCTGTCGCCACTTAACCTTGGCATCTCAATCTTTTCCAGAACAGTTGGCCGTTGCTGTACAAACTGCGTCGTGCTCATTTTTCTCACCTAAAACATTAAGCTATCAAGAGCTCAACTTTGGCGAGTTAAATCGTCAAAGTGATAAATTAGCACATGGATTAAATGCCTATGGTATTAAACGCGGCATGAAAGCTGTGCTGATGGTGACCCCTAGTCTGGATTTCTTTACCCTAACATTTGCGCTGTTTAAGGCGGGGATTATCCCTATTTTAGTGGATCCTGGCATGGGAGTGAAAAACCTAAAACAGTGCTTTATTGAATCCGCTCCCGATGCATTTATTGGGATCCCTAAGGCGCACTTGGCCAGAAAACTCTTTGGTTGGGGAAAGGAGAGTGTAAGGTTTTTGGTTACCGCTGGTGGCAGGTGTTTGTGGGGCGGGGTGAGCATAGATACACTGTTGCAAGGTACGCCAGATACACCTTATCAGATGGCTGCTCTTGATGAAGATGAGATGGTTGCGATTCTGTTTACCAGTGGCAGTACGGGAACCCCTAAAGGAGTTGTCTACTCTCACAAGATGTTTGAAGCTCAAATCACCGCCCTTAAACATGATTATGCAATTGAGCCCGGTGAGCGAGACTTAGCAACCTTTCCACTGTTTTCACTCTTTGGTCCTGCACTGGGCATGGCCTCAATAGTGCCTGAGATGGATGCCAGTAAACCTATCACGGCTAATCCTGACTACCTGTTTGCTGCCATTGAAAAGTACCAGTGCAGTAATATGTTTGTGAACCCTGCTTTGATTGAACGCCTAGGTGAGGCTGGGGTAACCGATAATCAATGTCATCAGTTACCGAGTATTAAGCGCGTGATCTCAGCAGGTGCCCCTGCGACTATCTCTTCAATTAAGCGCTTTAGTCGGATGCTTGGTGAAGGTGTTGAGGTACTTAACTCCTACGGCGCGACCGAATCTCTTCCCCTGAGTAAGATGGCCAGTCAGGCCCTATTTGCAACCACAGATATCACAGATAACGGTGGTGGGATCTGTGTGGGTGAGGCGATAGATGGTGTCGATATTGCGATTATCGAGATTAATGAACACCCCATTAACACTTGGGATGAAACATTGCGCTTAGCGGCGAATGACATAGGTGAAATTGTGGTCAAGGGGCCGATGGTGAGTCGCAGTTACTATCGCCGTGACAGTGCCACGGAACAGGCAAAAATTATCGATGGAGATGGGGTACGTCACCGTATGGGGGACTTAGGTTACCTAGACAGTGAAGGTAAGCTATGGATGTGTGGCCGAAAAGCTCATAGAGTCGATGCAAGTACTCAGTTACCTCATCAACCACAACGTTATTTCTCTATCCCTTGTGAACGTATTTTTAATACTCATCCTCAAGTGAAGCGTTCGGCATTGGTTGGCGTTAATGTTAGCGGCGATACAGTGCCACTTTTATGTATTGAGCTCGATACCTCTTTGGCTTGCTCTGCTGGTGCAAGTCTCTATGCAGAGCTTAACCAAATCGCACAGAGTCACGAGCAAACTAAGGGGATCTCGCGCTTTTTAGTTCATCCTAGTTTTCCTGTTGATATTCGTCACAACGCCAAGATTTTTCGTGAAAAATTGGCTGTGTGGGCACAAAGTAAACATAAGGAGTAG
- a CDS encoding nuclear transport factor 2 family protein: MITDDLQAYVDAWNEHDIDKIMSFMSKDCVFETGGGAEVYGTRHSGFEAVKARFISVLETMPDVSFNQAKHFVQADRGCSEWIFTATKPDGTKIELEGCDIFTFHKGKIKVKSSFMKHRH; encoded by the coding sequence ATGATTACTGATGACCTGCAAGCTTATGTTGATGCATGGAATGAGCATGACATAGATAAAATCATGTCTTTTATGTCAAAGGATTGTGTATTTGAAACTGGAGGTGGGGCAGAGGTGTATGGTACCCGCCATTCAGGCTTTGAAGCAGTAAAAGCAAGGTTTATCTCTGTGCTGGAAACCATGCCTGATGTCAGCTTTAATCAGGCTAAACACTTTGTACAGGCTGATAGAGGCTGCTCAGAGTGGATATTTACCGCCACTAAACCTGACGGCACAAAAATAGAGCTAGAAGGGTGCGATATTTTCACTTTTCACAAGGGTAAAATAAAAGTGAAAAGCTCATTTATGAAGCATCGTCATTAG